DNA sequence from the Spirochaetales bacterium genome:
TCGCAATATTTCGACCATTTTCGAACGGAGGTTGTGCAGTTGATCGTGCGGCGAGGTGGGAAAATATCCCTGTTTATAAGGAATCTTGTAGCCGAGATTTTCGGTCTCCTTGCCCGCATTCCAGTATGCTTCGGATGAATCGACTTCATAGAAGGCCTTGTTGTGCGTTTGATCGTATTTAACCGAATCGAAAATGAAGAACTCCGGTTCCGGGCCGAAATAGGCGGTATCGGCGATTCCCGTGCTTCTCAAATATTCAATCGTCTTCTGGCCGATAAAGCGGGGATCCTTGGGATACCGTTCGCGTTTGACCGGGTCGATGATATCGCAGATAAAACTCAATGTCCTGTGGTCGAAAAAAGGATCGATAAAGGCGGTCGAGGGATCGGGCCGCATAAGCATGTCGCTTTCATTGATTTTCTGAAATCCGCGGATCGAGGAGCCGTCAAAACCGGTTCCCACCGAAAAGAGATCTTCATCCGCCTTGTCCGCGGTCAGCGTATAGTGCTGGAATCTTCCGAAGAGATCGCTGAATTTGAGATCGAGGAACTCGATATGCTTCTCCTTGATGATCGATAGAATCTCCGATATGGGTATATAATCCTTCTCCCCGTTCACCGTATATATTTTTTCAAAAATAGCTTCCATCATCATCCTCCCTATTCGAGCTCCTTTTTAACCGGCATTCCGCGGCCGTTTCCCAGTATCTGTGTGAGGTCGATGCCGGCGACGGTTTTTATCTGTTCCAGAAAAGAGAGGACGCTCGAGGTGACGTCCCCGACATGTTTCGGCAGTCCGCCGTCGCCCATGATCACGAGTTTTTCGACCTTGAGGTTGTCCGCGATCACATTGGAAACGCTGTCGACGATATTGGGGAGGATGTGCAGCATGAAAAGTTCCTTGCTCGCACCCCCGTCCCATTCTTTTTTCATCAGTTTGACGGCATCCGCCATCGCGAGCCCCTGTTCCTTGAGATAGGATGCCTTACCGATCGCTTTCATCTCATCCGCCTTTTTTTCGGCATTGGCGGGTATGATCACATCGGCATTATATTTTTTTGTATTGACCTCTTCCTTTATTTCCTGGAGCGATTTTTCCTGGCGCAATGTTTCGATGTGCCGGGAATATTCCGCCTTCGCCTCGAGCCGGGAAGCCGCCTCGTCCAGTTCCGCTTTTCGCTTTCTGTAAGAAACTTCATATTCTTCCATCGCGGATTTGGCCTGGAATTCGATGTCAGAAGCCTTTTTGCGCGATGTCGTTTCGGCGATAACCGCTTCCGCTTCGGATTCGGCCTCCGTGATGCGTGCGTCCCGCTGCACGAGTGCGTTTCTGCGGCGTCCGACCGCATCGAGGTACCCCTGGGTGTCCTTGAGGTTTTCAATCTTAATGGAATCGAGGGTAAAACCGAGATTGGTCAGTTCTTCCTTCGTCTTGAGATAAATATCCTGTTCCAGCTCAAGCCTGCGATAATTTGCGTCTTCGGGGGTATAGGTCGCGAGAACGCCACGTATCGTTCCTTCGATGGTATGGCGTGCGATCGTTTCGATCTCCGTCTCCGATTTTCCGAGCAGGCGCTCAACGGCATTTTCGAGTCCGGCACCCTCCCTTGAAGAAATTTTTACATGGGCGATTGCCGTAATGGTGAGGGGAATCATACCATTGCTCAACGCCCGTTCTATCTCGATCGTAATAGGAATGGTCGCGAGTGAAAGCCGGGAAACGCGTTCGAGAAGCGGGGTTCTGAGTCCGATACCGCCGCGGACGAAACGGTACCCCACGATATCGCCGGTTTTGAGTTTTCTCTTTTTTCCCGAGAAGACTAAAATCTCGTTTGGTTCGCAGATTTTCAGATTCGCTTTGAGATAGATAAGCAGCGCGGCGACCGCCAGAATTGAAAGTGAAATAACGAGAGGCAGATCGATATTGGATAAAAACATTGCTCTCCTCCTTTTTTTTTATTTATCCTATGGCCCGGGAGCCTCGTTCGCCGGTCCTGATTCGAACACATTCTTCGATGGGAAGAACGAATATTTTTCCGTCACCGGTCGATCCGGTTTTCGCTCCCCGCATAATCGCCTTTATCGTCGGTTCCGCATAATCATCGTTCACCGCTATCTGAAGTTCCACTTTTTTGAGGAGTTTGATTTCGTGTTTCACTCCCCTGTAGGTTTCAGGATATCCCTTCTGCCTGCCCGAACCGATTGAC
Encoded proteins:
- a CDS encoding P-II family nitrogen regulator, with protein sequence MKLIIAVIRPEKLSDVKKELTDATVNLMTVVQSIGSGRQKGYPETYRGVKHEIKLLKKVELQIAVNDDYAEPTIKAIMRGAKTGSTGDGKIFVLPIEECVRIRTGERGSRAIG